Below is a genomic region from Roseovarius arcticus.
CTTGTCGTCAGCCATAACCTCCTCCAGCGCGCGCACCGATTTCTCGCGACCCACGAAAAGCGGCACGATCATGTGTGGGAACACAACGATATCGCGCAGCGGCAGCACCGGATAGGAGGAATTCAGGGGCTCTTTCATGCTCTTTCCTTATGTATCGGTCCAGAGTTCTGTCTGGCCCTTTCTTGGCAAGAGGGTCCGGCCCCGCTAGGCGGCGACCATGCCCTCTCCATCTGACTGGTTAATTTGGGGCAGCTATGCCGCGCTTTCAACCTTGCGGTGCAGAATGACGCTGCGCCACGCTCGCGGCAAGGACCTTCCCCCGTCATTTCATCTTAAATTACCCACGCCTCGTTATAGCAACACGGCCCTCAGCCTTTTCTTGGTGAAAATACCTGAATCCTGACACTAGCCTATAGCGGCTCGATATCTCCCTGAGCCCGCAGGTCGTGAAATTCGGCCCGCCACGCATCGAACCGCGTCGCGGCGATGGCATCACGCATCGCGCCCATAAGCTGCTGATAGTAATGCAGGTTATGCCACGTCAGCAGCATCCCCGAGATCATTTCCTGCGACCGGAACACGTGATGCAGGTAGGCCCGCGAATAATTGCGGCAGGCAGGACAGCCACACTCCTCGTCCAAGGGGCGCGGATCGTCGGCATGGCGGGCATTCTTGATATTGATCTGCCCCCGCCGCGTCCACGCTTGCCCCGTCCGGCCCGATCGGGACGGCAGCACGCAATCCATCATGTCGACGCCCCGCGCCACCGCTCCGACGATGTCGTCGGGCTTGCCGACACCCATCAGGTAGCGCGGTTTGTCCTCAGGCAGCATATCGGGCGCATAGTCCAGCACCCCGAACATTGCCTCCTGCCCTTCGCCCACGGCCAGCCCGCCGATGGCATAGCCGTCAAATCCGATTTCCTTTAGATGCTCTGCGCTTGCAGCGCGAAGCTCTTGCGTAACGCCGCCCTGCTGGATGCCAAAGAGGGCGTGACCGGGCCGGTCGCCGAATGCCTCCTTGGAGCGGCGCGCCCACCGCATTGACAGCTCCATGCTCTGCTCAACCGCCTTATCCGTCGCCGGTAGCGCGGGACACTCGTCAAAGGACATGACGATATCGCTGCCCAACAGCGCTTGGATTTCCATCGACCGCTCAGGCGTCAGCATGTGTTTTGAGCCGTCTATATGGCTGCGAAACGCCACGCCCTCTTCGGTCAGCTTGCGCAGGTCCGCGAGGCTCATCACCTGAAATCCGCCACTATCGGTCAATATCGGTCCCTGCCAGTTCATGAATTTGTGCAAGCCGCCAAGGCGCGCAATCCGCTCTGCCGTGGGGCGCAGCATCAAATGGTAGGTATTGCCTAGCAAAATGTCGGCGCCCGTGGCCGCCACGCTTTCGGGCATCATCGCCTTGACTGTCGCCGCAGTCCCGACGGGCATAAAAGCCGGCGTGCGGATCTGTCCCCTCGGCGTCGAAATGGCGCCTGTGCGGGCGCGCCCGTCCGTCGCCGCCACCTGAAACTCAAACCGCGCTGTCATCTGGAATGCACCCCTTATTCGCTTTTGCGTTTCCTTAATCCCCATTAGGGTAATTTGCAAAAGCCAACGCGCGGCACCTGCGGCGCCATTTTCAGGAAATGCATTATGACCGAAGACGTTATTATCGACGCACTCTCGTCCAACCTTATCTATATTTTGCTAGCGCTGCTGCTGATCGTCGTCATCTTCAAAAGCATCAAGATCGTGCCCCAGTCCGAGCAGCACGTCGTCGAACGCTTTGGCCGCCTTCATTCGGTGCTTGGCCCCGGTATCAACATGATCGTGCCTTTTTTGGACAAGATCGCGCACAAAATTTCGATTTTGGAGCGTCAGTTGCCTACGGCAAGTCAGGACGCGATAACCAAAGATAACGTGCTGGTGCAGGTCGACAGCTCGGTCTTTTACCGCATCGTGCAGCCGGAAAAAACGGTGTACCGCATCCGCGATATCGACGGCGCTATCGCCACGACCGTCGCCGGCATCGTGCGCGCCGAAATGGGCAAGATGGATCTGGACGAGGTGCAATCTAACCGCACGCAGCTAATCGGAACGATCAAGGCGACGGTCGAGGATGCCGTGGATAACTGGGGCATCGAAGTGACCCGCGCCGAGATCTTGGACGTCAACCTCGATCAGGCAACGCGCGAGGCCATGCTGCAACAGCTGAACGCCGAGCGCGCCCGCCGTGCACACGTGACAGAGGCCGAAGGCCGCAAGCGCGCGGTTGAGCTGAATGCAGATGCAGAATTATATGCTGCCGAGCAGATCGCCAAGGCCCGCCGCATCGCATCAGATGCAGAGGCATACGCCACCTCAGTCGTCGCGCGTGCAATCGCTGACAATGGTCTGGAGGCAGCCCAGTATCAGGTTGCGCTCAAACAGGTTGAGGCACTGAATGCGCTGGGCGCCAGCCCGTCATCGACCACCATCCTCGTGCCGGCGAACGCGCTGGAGGCATTCGGTAACGCGTTCTCGATGCTCAAGGGCAAGGCATGATTGACGCGGTCCAGATCATCCCCGTTTGGTCGCTCTGGTGGGTATGGGTGGCCGCCGCATTGCTGCTCGCTGTCATCGAAATCGTCCTGCCGGGATTTCTTTTTCTGGGGTTCGCAATTGGTGCGGCGGTGACGGGCCTCTTGCTGGTCTTGGCGCCGCTCACGCTTTCGCTGCCGATACTGCTGGTGATTTTCGCCGCGCTGTCGCTGGTCGCGTGGGCGGGGCTGCGGCGCATCTTTCGGCTAAAGGACGGCCAGGTGCGGCGTGTTTACGATGACGTGAATAAGGGGTAGTCTAATCAGCCCCGGGGGCGGGTGCGGCTCAACAAAGCCTTTACGTTTGAGTGAAACGCGATACATCTGTGCGTTTCATACAGCTTCCCCAGCAGATAAGGATTCCCACACATGTCCCCATCCGAGCCGCCAGTGCCGCTGCAATTCGGGTGGGAGGAGTGGGTTGGCCTGCCCAAACTAGGCGTCCCGGCCATCCGCGCCAAGGTGGATACCGGCGCGCGCACCTCCGCGCTGCATGCCTTTGACATTGAGACCTTCGGCCCCGCGGCCAAGCCTAAAGTGCGCTTTACCTTGCATCCCATTCCGGGGCGCGACGATTTGGTCATCCCATGCTCCGCCCTGATCCTTGACCGCCGCGACATCACATCATCCAACGGAGAGAGCGAGTCGCGCTTTGTCATTGAGACGCCGCTATCGGTGAATGGTGACGACTGGCCGATCGAAATAACACTGACCAATCGCGGCGGCATGGCCTCGCGGATGCTTCTGGGGCGCCAAGCGCTCAAGGATCACATCTCAATCGTTGCGACGGACCGGTTCCTTCAGCCTGAGCTGAGCTATGACTTTTATTCCACCGCCAAAATGCGCAGCGAGGCGCCCGACCGTTCCTTGCGGATCGCCGTTCTTAGCCGCGAGGATAACTACAGCACCCGCCGTTTGGTAGAAGAAGGCGAGCGTCGCGGTCACACGGTCGAGGTTGTGAACACGACGCGCTGCTATATGGCCATCAACGCGATGGCGCCCGAGGTTCATTACGACGGCAAACGGCTGCCCCGTTTTGACGCCGTGATCCCGCGCATCGGCGCGTCGATTACCCCCTACGGTGCCGCGATTCTGCGCCAGTTTGAGACAATTGGCACGTACTGCGTCAACGGAAGCGCCGGCATCGTCGCCAGCCG
It encodes:
- the tgt gene encoding tRNA guanosine(34) transglycosylase Tgt — encoded protein: MTARFEFQVAATDGRARTGAISTPRGQIRTPAFMPVGTAATVKAMMPESVAATGADILLGNTYHLMLRPTAERIARLGGLHKFMNWQGPILTDSGGFQVMSLADLRKLTEEGVAFRSHIDGSKHMLTPERSMEIQALLGSDIVMSFDECPALPATDKAVEQSMELSMRWARRSKEAFGDRPGHALFGIQQGGVTQELRAASAEHLKEIGFDGYAIGGLAVGEGQEAMFGVLDYAPDMLPEDKPRYLMGVGKPDDIVGAVARGVDMMDCVLPSRSGRTGQAWTRRGQINIKNARHADDPRPLDEECGCPACRNYSRAYLHHVFRSQEMISGMLLTWHNLHYYQQLMGAMRDAIAATRFDAWRAEFHDLRAQGDIEPL
- the rimK gene encoding 30S ribosomal protein S6--L-glutamate ligase; protein product: MSPSEPPVPLQFGWEEWVGLPKLGVPAIRAKVDTGARTSALHAFDIETFGPAAKPKVRFTLHPIPGRDDLVIPCSALILDRRDITSSNGESESRFVIETPLSVNGDDWPIEITLTNRGGMASRMLLGRQALKDHISIVATDRFLQPELSYDFYSTAKMRSEAPDRSLRIAVLSREDNYSTRRLVEEGERRGHTVEVVNTTRCYMAINAMAPEVHYDGKRLPRFDAVIPRIGASITPYGAAILRQFETIGTYCVNGSAGIVASRDKLHAHQIMARAKIGMPNTAFAASPRDTGNIIALVGTAPLIVKLLESTQGKGVVLAETRKAAESVIDAFRGLKANFLVQDFVKEAAGEDIRCLVIGGKVVASMKRTGADGDFRSNLHRGGSATAVKITKEERDTALRAARAFNLNMAGVDLLRAEKGPKVLEVNSSPGFEGIEGSTGKDIVGKLYETIEARVRPAPIRKRKGG
- a CDS encoding SPFH domain-containing protein, with the protein product MTEDVIIDALSSNLIYILLALLLIVVIFKSIKIVPQSEQHVVERFGRLHSVLGPGINMIVPFLDKIAHKISILERQLPTASQDAITKDNVLVQVDSSVFYRIVQPEKTVYRIRDIDGAIATTVAGIVRAEMGKMDLDEVQSNRTQLIGTIKATVEDAVDNWGIEVTRAEILDVNLDQATREAMLQQLNAERARRAHVTEAEGRKRAVELNADAELYAAEQIAKARRIASDAEAYATSVVARAIADNGLEAAQYQVALKQVEALNALGASPSSTTILVPANALEAFGNAFSMLKGKA
- a CDS encoding NfeD family protein, with the protein product MIDAVQIIPVWSLWWVWVAAALLLAVIEIVLPGFLFLGFAIGAAVTGLLLVLAPLTLSLPILLVIFAALSLVAWAGLRRIFRLKDGQVRRVYDDVNKG